Proteins co-encoded in one Kribbella qitaiheensis genomic window:
- a CDS encoding ABC transporter permease, translating into MTAVAIENGRRQFDYWLTVYKRTWKGSLVSSFLLPLLYLAAMGIGLGSFVDSNGTGSLGGVSYLQFIAPGLLASTALQIAVGESTYPVMGGIKWQKFYFSMVATPLRPADVMYGQLAFIAFRVLTTCTVFLVVIAAFGGLGSPLGVLALLVALLVGMAASAPVCAVATTLENDSGFAMIFRFGVVPAFLFSGAFFPVSQLPDWIEWLAYVSPLWHGVELSRDLSLNTVQLLPALGNLAYLTAWFGIGTWFAVRGLTKRLIS; encoded by the coding sequence ATGACCGCCGTCGCCATCGAGAACGGGCGCAGACAGTTCGACTACTGGCTCACCGTCTACAAGCGGACCTGGAAGGGCAGTCTGGTCAGCAGCTTCCTGTTGCCGCTGCTCTACCTGGCCGCGATGGGGATCGGCCTCGGTTCGTTCGTCGACTCCAACGGCACCGGCTCGCTCGGCGGAGTCAGCTATCTGCAGTTCATCGCGCCCGGCCTGCTCGCCTCGACCGCCTTGCAGATCGCGGTCGGCGAATCGACGTACCCGGTGATGGGCGGCATCAAGTGGCAGAAGTTCTACTTCTCGATGGTCGCCACCCCGCTGCGCCCGGCCGACGTGATGTACGGCCAGCTCGCCTTCATCGCCTTCCGGGTGCTGACCACCTGCACTGTGTTCCTGGTGGTGATCGCCGCCTTCGGTGGGCTCGGATCACCACTCGGAGTGCTCGCCCTGCTGGTCGCGTTGCTGGTGGGGATGGCCGCGTCCGCGCCGGTCTGCGCGGTCGCGACCACCCTCGAGAACGACTCCGGTTTCGCGATGATCTTCCGGTTCGGCGTGGTGCCGGCCTTCCTGTTCTCCGGCGCGTTCTTCCCGGTCTCCCAGTTGCCGGACTGGATCGAGTGGCTCGCGTACGTGAGCCCGCTGTGGCACGGGGTCGAGCTATCACGTGACCTCAGCCTGAACACGGTCCAACTGTTGCCGGCGCTCGGCAATCTTGCCTATCTCACCGCCTGGTTCGGCATCGGTACCTGGTTCGCGGTCCGCGGCCTGACGAAGAGGTTGATCAGCTGA
- a CDS encoding MarR family winged helix-turn-helix transcriptional regulator: MHVNDPYAPQTPMEGVLHAFTRIGRRLKSKQPGDTIDHSAHLVLFVLRCNGALRLSELAARMEIDASTASRHVRSLEQVGLIRRSADPDDGRAFRVELTGQGTEEWKAAAKRRMELLTQAMEGWTDSDIETFEKLMTRFADGVTSIVDERGEGRAWADKGGTAAMATHQNTEKNVENR; encoded by the coding sequence ATGCATGTAAATGATCCGTATGCTCCGCAGACCCCGATGGAGGGCGTGCTGCACGCATTCACGCGGATCGGCCGCCGGTTGAAGAGCAAGCAGCCCGGCGACACGATCGACCACAGCGCCCACCTGGTGCTGTTCGTACTGCGGTGCAACGGGGCACTGCGGTTGTCCGAGCTGGCCGCCCGGATGGAGATCGACGCTTCGACCGCGAGCCGGCACGTCCGGTCACTGGAGCAGGTTGGCCTGATCCGCCGATCTGCCGATCCGGACGACGGTCGCGCCTTCCGGGTCGAGCTGACCGGGCAAGGCACCGAGGAGTGGAAAGCCGCGGCCAAGCGGCGGATGGAGTTGCTGACCCAGGCCATGGAGGGCTGGACCGACTCCGATATCGAGACTTTCGAGAAGTTGATGACCCGGTTCGCGGACGGGGTCACCAGCATCGTCGACGAGCGGGGCGAAGGCAGGGCCTGGGCCGACAAGGGCGGGACCGCCGCGATGGCCACGCACCAGAACACCGAGAAGAACGTGGAGAACCGATGA
- a CDS encoding ABC transporter ATP-binding protein, with the protein MTGQVEALVHARGLRKSYGDFEAVAGIDLDVWKGEAFGFLGPNGAGKSSTMRMIGAVSPVSGGVLRILGMDPAADGPGIRARIGVCPQDDTLDTELSVQENLTVYGRYFGLSRAECRERAAELLEFVALTEKAKVKVDELSGGMKRRLTIARSLVSKPDLLLLDEPTTGLDPQARHLLWDKLFRLKQAGVTLIITTHYMDEAEQLCDRLVVMDGGLIAAEGSPAELIRDYSTREVTELRFGPEVMFADHDALAGKVEDLAQRIEVLPDRLLLYTDDGERAVAAVHERGLEPAAVLVRRSTLEDVFLRLTGRTLVD; encoded by the coding sequence GTGACGGGACAGGTGGAGGCGCTGGTTCATGCGCGCGGGTTGCGGAAGTCCTATGGGGACTTCGAGGCCGTCGCTGGGATCGATCTGGATGTGTGGAAGGGCGAGGCGTTCGGGTTTCTCGGGCCCAACGGCGCGGGGAAGTCGTCGACGATGCGGATGATCGGGGCGGTGTCGCCGGTCAGTGGGGGAGTGCTGCGGATCCTCGGGATGGATCCGGCCGCCGACGGGCCGGGGATCCGGGCCCGGATCGGGGTGTGCCCGCAGGACGACACGCTGGACACCGAGTTGTCCGTGCAGGAGAACCTCACCGTCTACGGCCGGTACTTCGGGCTCAGTCGCGCCGAATGCCGTGAGCGGGCCGCGGAGCTGCTCGAGTTCGTCGCGTTGACGGAGAAGGCGAAGGTGAAGGTCGACGAGCTGTCCGGCGGGATGAAGCGGCGGCTGACGATCGCGCGTTCGCTGGTGAGCAAGCCGGATCTGTTGCTGCTCGACGAGCCGACCACCGGCCTGGATCCGCAGGCGCGGCATCTGCTCTGGGACAAGCTGTTCCGCCTCAAGCAGGCGGGCGTGACGCTGATCATCACGACCCACTACATGGACGAGGCCGAGCAGTTGTGCGACCGGCTGGTCGTGATGGACGGCGGGCTGATCGCGGCCGAAGGATCGCCGGCGGAGCTGATCCGGGACTACTCGACCCGTGAGGTCACCGAGTTGCGGTTCGGTCCCGAGGTGATGTTCGCGGACCACGACGCCTTGGCCGGCAAGGTGGAAGACCTGGCCCAGCGGATCGAAGTACTGCCTGATCGGTTGCTGCTCTATACCGACGACGGCGAGCGCGCGGTCGCGGCTGTGCACGAGCGTGGCCTGGAGCCTGCCGCGGTGCTGGTACGCCGGTCGACGCTGGAGGACGTGTTCCTGCGACTCACCGGCCGGACGTTGGTGGACTGA
- a CDS encoding ABC transporter permease gives MATLTARVLPLPVRAASGRQIVERNFLVYRRSWIVFVSGFFEPVFYLLSIGIGVAKLVGDFTLSDGTVIGYAAFVAPAMLASSAMNGAVFDSTYNIFFRMKYAKLYDSMLATPLRPWDIATGEVTWALLRGACYSAMFLLVMLVMGLIQSWWALLALPVSVLIGFAFAGAGMALTTFMRSWQDFEFVQLTTMPMFLFSATFYPVETYPGAIRWLVEITPLYQGVALERAFTTGTVSWSLIINALYLIAMGTFGMYVASRRLGKLLLK, from the coding sequence ATGGCGACTCTCACTGCGCGGGTGCTCCCGCTGCCGGTCCGGGCCGCCAGCGGCCGCCAGATCGTCGAGCGGAACTTCCTGGTCTACCGCCGGTCCTGGATCGTGTTCGTGTCCGGCTTCTTCGAGCCGGTCTTCTACCTGCTCTCGATCGGCATCGGCGTCGCCAAACTGGTCGGCGACTTCACCCTCTCCGACGGCACGGTGATCGGGTACGCCGCGTTCGTGGCGCCCGCGATGCTGGCGAGCTCGGCGATGAACGGTGCCGTCTTCGACTCGACGTACAACATCTTCTTCCGGATGAAGTACGCGAAGCTCTACGACTCGATGCTGGCTACTCCGCTGCGACCGTGGGACATCGCGACCGGCGAGGTGACCTGGGCGTTGCTGCGCGGCGCTTGCTACTCGGCGATGTTCCTGCTGGTGATGCTCGTGATGGGCCTGATCCAGTCCTGGTGGGCGCTACTGGCGCTGCCGGTCTCGGTGCTGATCGGCTTCGCGTTCGCCGGTGCGGGGATGGCGCTGACCACGTTCATGCGGAGCTGGCAGGACTTCGAGTTCGTCCAGCTCACGACGATGCCGATGTTCCTGTTCTCGGCGACCTTCTACCCGGTCGAGACGTACCCGGGCGCGATCCGCTGGCTGGTCGAGATCACCCCGCTCTACCAAGGCGTCGCTCTCGAACGTGCCTTCACCACCGGCACGGTGAGCTGGTCACTGATCATCAACGCGCTCTACCTGATCGCGATGGGCACCTTCGGCATGTACGTCGCCTCCCGCCGCCTCGGCAAGCTACTTCTCAAGTAG
- a CDS encoding SDR family oxidoreductase produces the protein MAGRDSGGRWRWRWPRAGFDVTVTGRTSQKLLETAEAGRGVAAVGAAGVGTVRTAVLDVTDGPAVRAFFEGLERIDLLVNNAGTGMPAAPIEDVSEEDWRAVVDTNLTGSFLCAQAAYALMLRQDPKGGRIINNGSISAHTPRPQAIAYTASKHAISGLTKSLELEGRPHGITATQIDIGNAATAMTERMEQGALQPDGTIVVEPTFDPRTVAAFVVHIAQLPTSVAVPTLMVMAAGMPYAGRG, from the coding sequence GTGGCGGGTCGGGACTCGGGCGGGAGATGGCGCTGGCGCTGGCCGCGGGCCGGCTTCGACGTCACGGTGACCGGGCGCACCTCGCAGAAGTTGCTCGAAACTGCCGAGGCCGGTCGTGGGGTCGCCGCGGTCGGGGCTGCAGGGGTTGGGACGGTGCGGACCGCGGTACTGGATGTGACCGACGGTCCCGCCGTACGGGCGTTCTTCGAGGGGCTTGAGCGGATCGACCTGTTGGTGAACAACGCTGGTACCGGGATGCCGGCGGCGCCGATCGAGGACGTGAGTGAGGAGGACTGGCGGGCGGTGGTCGACACCAACCTCACCGGATCGTTCCTTTGCGCGCAGGCCGCGTACGCCTTGATGCTGCGACAAGACCCCAAGGGCGGGCGGATCATCAACAACGGCTCGATCTCCGCGCACACGCCGCGCCCGCAGGCGATCGCCTACACCGCGAGCAAGCACGCCATCTCAGGCCTGACCAAGAGCCTCGAACTGGAAGGCCGCCCGCACGGAATCACCGCCACCCAGATCGACATCGGCAACGCGGCTACGGCGATGACAGAGCGAATGGAACAAGGCGCCCTCCAACCCGACGGAACCATCGTCGTCGAGCCGACCTTCGACCCCCGCACGGTGGCGGCCTTCGTGGTCCACATCGCCCAACTCCCCACCTCGGTAGCCGTCCCCACCCTGATGGTCATGGCCGCCGGCATGCCGTACGCCGGCCGCGGCTAG
- a CDS encoding MDR family MFS transporter, translated as MSTTEPATTGGASAAPDSNAPNYLSHRQILVILGGLMAGMFLAALDQSIVGTALPQIVSEFNSLDKLSWVVTAYLLTSTASTPLWGKISDLYGRRPLFIAAIVTFLAGSVLAALSQNIEQLIGFRAVQGLGAGGLMSLAFATIGDVIPPRERGKYMGYFGAVFGLSSVAGPLLGGLLTDGPGWRWIFWINLPIGLAALGIVGAVLKLPHVKRSHKIDYLGAAIVTGAVTALLLAVSWSGPTNGWGNGTTLALLIGAVVLAVAFVLVELRVSEPIIPMDLFKGRIFSGYAGFAFLLGFAMFGALIFLPLYLQAVKDLSPTRSGLALLPMIVGIFCASIPSGQLMSKTGRYKIYPIISAILVSGAMVLLSTIGLNTPYWHLAIYMFIMGSGLGLSMQITVTAAQNSVPRQHMGTATSTMTFFRSMGGAVGTAVYGAVLTSRLKVHLGDIVPATMQNMVEPLTKAANSVQALHGLKDPMKGWALSGLVNAMDDVFLVSLPFLAIALVLAIITPEQRLAGRNDGPKTEADANAELEAAAASMG; from the coding sequence ATGAGCACCACCGAGCCGGCTACGACTGGCGGCGCGTCCGCTGCGCCTGATTCAAATGCACCGAACTACCTTTCCCATCGACAGATCCTGGTCATCCTCGGTGGCCTGATGGCCGGCATGTTCCTGGCCGCACTCGACCAGAGCATCGTCGGTACGGCGCTGCCGCAGATCGTCAGTGAGTTCAACAGCCTGGACAAGCTGTCCTGGGTGGTCACCGCGTACCTGCTGACGTCGACCGCCTCCACTCCGCTGTGGGGCAAGATCTCCGACCTGTACGGCCGCCGCCCGCTGTTCATCGCGGCGATCGTCACCTTCCTGGCCGGCTCCGTGCTGGCCGCGCTGTCGCAGAACATCGAGCAGCTGATCGGCTTCCGGGCCGTCCAGGGTCTCGGTGCCGGTGGCCTGATGTCGCTCGCGTTCGCCACCATCGGCGACGTGATCCCGCCGCGTGAGCGCGGCAAGTACATGGGGTACTTCGGTGCCGTCTTCGGCCTCTCCTCGGTAGCCGGCCCGCTGCTCGGCGGTCTGCTCACCGACGGTCCCGGCTGGCGCTGGATCTTCTGGATCAACCTGCCGATCGGCCTGGCCGCGCTGGGCATCGTGGGCGCCGTACTCAAGCTCCCGCACGTGAAGCGCAGCCACAAGATCGACTACCTGGGTGCCGCGATCGTCACCGGTGCCGTCACCGCGCTGCTGCTCGCCGTCTCCTGGAGCGGTCCGACCAACGGCTGGGGCAACGGAACCACGCTCGCCCTGCTGATCGGCGCCGTCGTACTGGCTGTCGCCTTCGTCCTGGTCGAGCTGCGCGTCTCCGAGCCGATCATCCCGATGGACCTGTTCAAGGGCCGGATCTTCTCCGGCTACGCGGGCTTCGCCTTCCTGCTCGGCTTCGCGATGTTCGGTGCGCTGATCTTCCTGCCGCTCTACCTGCAGGCGGTCAAGGACCTCTCCCCGACCCGGTCGGGCCTGGCCCTGCTGCCGATGATCGTCGGCATCTTCTGCGCCTCGATCCCGAGCGGTCAGCTGATGAGCAAGACCGGCCGCTACAAGATCTACCCGATCATCTCGGCGATCCTGGTCAGCGGCGCGATGGTGCTGCTGTCGACGATCGGCCTGAACACGCCGTACTGGCATCTGGCGATCTATATGTTCATCATGGGCTCCGGCCTGGGCCTGTCGATGCAGATCACCGTGACCGCGGCGCAGAACAGCGTGCCCCGGCAGCACATGGGGACCGCGACCTCGACGATGACCTTCTTCCGCTCGATGGGTGGCGCGGTCGGTACGGCCGTGTACGGCGCGGTGCTGACCAGCCGCTTGAAGGTGCACCTGGGCGACATCGTCCCGGCGACGATGCAGAACATGGTCGAGCCGCTGACCAAGGCCGCGAACAGCGTGCAGGCGCTGCACGGTCTGAAGGATCCGATGAAGGGCTGGGCGCTGTCCGGTCTGGTCAACGCGATGGACGACGTGTTCCTGGTCTCGCTGCCGTTCCTGGCGATCGCCCTGGTACTGGCGATCATCACCCCGGAGCAGCGGCTGGCCGGCCGCAACGACGGCCCCAAGACCGAGGCCGACGCGAACGCCGAACTGGAAGCAGCAGCCGCCTCGATGGGCTGA
- a CDS encoding glutamate mutase L yields MQSFVAVDFGSTFTKAIAVDAGSGELIARAEHRTTIDTDVLDGYEACRTALLAVDKGIAKAEVLACSSAGGGLRIGVVGNEELVTAEAGRRVALSSGGRVVAVVNGGLTPTSLKALRAERPDVVLLLGGTDGGNSAVLENAAAVLAKYKWRKPVVAAGNLEAKGVIGSLLTGAAVPHVFADNVVPEIGVFAPDSARAAIREMFLAHVIGGKNLSRDPGFARMVRAATPDVVLRGVEVLASLHGDVAVVDIGGATTDVHSVIELDPEDANLGREVVATHPVTRTVEGDLGMRWSAVPVVAAGIEAGLIPDDPVLRDAATRRHDDPAYLPGSAEETSYDETLARVAVTVALRRHAGRQRVVFGPGGRVIERSGKDLREVDLLVGSGGVLRHNGPELAARVLGAVAAGAQEEGWLVPSGARTCVDTDYVLAGVGLLADVAPVAAEGLARRVGSDIHGTVRSGH; encoded by the coding sequence ATGCAGTCCTTTGTGGCGGTCGACTTCGGGTCGACCTTCACGAAGGCGATCGCGGTGGATGCCGGCTCGGGCGAGTTGATCGCCCGGGCCGAACATCGCACCACGATCGACACCGACGTGCTGGACGGCTACGAAGCCTGCCGTACCGCGTTGCTCGCGGTCGACAAGGGAATCGCCAAGGCCGAGGTGCTCGCGTGTTCGAGCGCGGGTGGCGGACTGCGGATCGGTGTCGTCGGCAACGAAGAGCTCGTCACGGCTGAAGCTGGTCGCCGGGTCGCGTTGTCGAGTGGTGGCCGAGTAGTTGCCGTGGTCAACGGTGGACTGACGCCGACGTCCTTGAAGGCGCTGCGTGCCGAGCGTCCCGATGTCGTGCTGTTGCTCGGCGGCACGGACGGCGGCAACTCCGCCGTACTGGAGAACGCGGCGGCTGTGCTGGCGAAGTACAAATGGCGTAAGCCGGTGGTTGCTGCTGGCAACCTCGAGGCGAAGGGCGTGATCGGCTCGTTGCTGACCGGCGCCGCGGTGCCGCATGTCTTCGCGGACAACGTCGTACCGGAGATCGGGGTGTTCGCGCCGGACAGCGCGCGAGCCGCGATCCGGGAGATGTTCCTGGCCCATGTGATCGGCGGCAAGAACCTGTCCCGCGATCCCGGGTTCGCCCGGATGGTTCGCGCGGCCACGCCGGACGTCGTACTGCGGGGTGTCGAGGTGCTCGCGTCGCTGCACGGGGATGTGGCCGTGGTCGACATCGGCGGGGCGACGACCGACGTGCATTCGGTGATCGAGCTCGACCCGGAAGACGCGAACCTCGGTCGTGAGGTGGTGGCCACGCATCCGGTGACCCGGACCGTCGAAGGCGACCTCGGGATGCGCTGGAGCGCAGTACCGGTTGTTGCCGCAGGCATCGAAGCTGGATTGATCCCCGACGACCCGGTACTGCGCGACGCGGCGACGCGGCGGCATGACGATCCGGCCTACTTGCCCGGTTCGGCCGAGGAGACGTCGTACGACGAGACGCTGGCGCGTGTGGCCGTGACGGTGGCGTTGCGGCGGCATGCAGGCCGGCAGCGGGTGGTGTTCGGGCCGGGCGGGCGGGTGATCGAGCGGTCCGGGAAGGACCTGCGCGAGGTGGACCTGCTGGTCGGGTCCGGGGGAGTGTTGCGGCACAACGGTCCCGAGCTCGCCGCGCGGGTGCTCGGAGCAGTCGCGGCCGGTGCCCAGGAGGAAGGTTGGCTGGTTCCTTCGGGCGCCAGGACCTGCGTCGACACGGACTATGTCCTGGCCGGTGTCGGGCTACTCGCGGACGTTGCCCCGGTCGCCGCGGAGGGCCTCGCCCGGCGAGTGGGCTCCGACATTCATGGAACCGTTCGGAGCGGGCACTAG
- a CDS encoding AI-2E family transporter, giving the protein MNKPDEPVGRDDSADVPDLGRGDSAGVPEVGRDEESPVADNEVAEEVSDTVPEVPEDQRLVAPSSRGPVDLGVTPGMQIASAWAWRFLVIVAAVFIIGYGLRYLSEVVVPVTVGVLLTALLVPVTNALHKARLPRGPAAGITVIGTIAVVAGLLTLVGTQIATQFDALSGQIGEGVTKLRDLAKINLNVTDKDITDSLNKLKDTVTSGGALGQRAAEVGTTATHVVAGLFITLFCLFFFLYQGEQIWAWLVRLFPRQARGKTDSSGRKAWVSLTAFVRATIIVAAVDAIGISLGAAILGLPLVSAIGILVFVGAFIPVVGAFVSGIVAVLVALVAKGPVVAIIMLAVVIGVQQLEAHVLQPFLLGRAVSVHPLAVILSIATGVVIAGIVGALVAVPTAAVLNTIVNHLAGNDVDPEPPRPLPRRRHPAAEALE; this is encoded by the coding sequence ATGAACAAGCCGGACGAGCCGGTGGGGCGGGACGACTCGGCCGACGTGCCGGATCTTGGGCGGGGCGACTCTGCCGGCGTGCCCGAGGTCGGGCGGGACGAGGAAAGCCCTGTCGCGGACAACGAGGTGGCCGAGGAGGTCAGCGACACCGTCCCAGAGGTGCCTGAGGATCAGCGCCTGGTGGCGCCTTCCAGCCGGGGGCCGGTGGATCTCGGGGTGACTCCCGGCATGCAGATCGCGAGCGCCTGGGCCTGGCGGTTCCTGGTGATCGTGGCCGCGGTCTTCATCATCGGCTACGGGCTGCGGTACCTGTCCGAGGTCGTGGTGCCGGTGACGGTCGGCGTCCTGCTGACCGCGCTGCTCGTCCCGGTGACGAACGCCCTGCACAAGGCGCGGCTGCCGCGCGGACCGGCGGCCGGGATCACCGTGATCGGCACGATCGCCGTCGTGGCCGGCCTGCTGACGCTGGTAGGCACGCAGATCGCGACCCAGTTCGACGCCTTGTCGGGTCAGATCGGCGAAGGCGTGACGAAGCTTCGCGACCTGGCCAAGATCAACCTCAACGTCACCGACAAGGACATCACCGACTCGCTGAACAAGCTCAAGGACACCGTGACGTCCGGTGGAGCGCTCGGCCAACGAGCAGCAGAAGTCGGTACCACGGCGACGCACGTCGTGGCCGGCCTGTTCATCACGCTGTTCTGCTTGTTCTTCTTCCTCTACCAAGGTGAGCAGATCTGGGCCTGGCTGGTCAGGCTGTTCCCGAGGCAGGCCCGGGGCAAGACGGACTCGTCCGGGCGGAAGGCCTGGGTCTCGCTGACCGCCTTCGTCCGGGCCACCATCATCGTGGCCGCGGTGGACGCGATCGGGATCTCGCTGGGTGCGGCGATCCTCGGCCTGCCGCTGGTCAGCGCGATCGGGATCCTGGTGTTCGTCGGCGCGTTCATCCCGGTCGTCGGTGCCTTCGTCAGCGGCATCGTCGCAGTACTGGTCGCCTTGGTTGCCAAGGGCCCGGTTGTCGCGATCATCATGCTGGCCGTGGTGATCGGCGTACAGCAACTGGAGGCGCACGTCCTGCAGCCGTTCCTGCTCGGCCGGGCGGTGAGTGTCCATCCGCTGGCGGTGATCCTGTCGATCGCCACCGGCGTGGTGATCGCGGGGATCGTGGGCGCGCTGGTCGCAGTACCGACAGCCGCAGTACTGAACACGATCGTGAATCACCTGGCCGGCAACGACGTCGATCCGGAACCACCGCGACCGCTGCCACGCCGAAGACATCCAGCCGCTGAGGCCTTGGAGTAG
- the ilvA gene encoding threonine ammonia-lyase has translation MTISAAEIARAADLLHDVVAPTPLEYSRWLSDLVGGDVFLKCENLQRTGSFKLRGAYVRMARLSKKERAKGVVAASAGNHAQGVALAAQLLGIKATVFMPYGAPIPKEKATRAYGAEIRFVGTSIDDCLKAAREFEAETGAILIHPFDHKDIVAGQATTGLEIVEQCPQVRTVVVPTGGGGLIAGIASAMQRDGMPIEVVGVQAKGAAAYPASLAAGVPVQLEKMATMADGIAVGLPGTVPFAAIQQYVSEVLTVAEDSLSKALLLVLERAKLVVEPAGAAAVAALLDNPKRFKPPVVAVLSGGNIDPVLLMRVLRHGMAAAGRYLSLRVRIPDTPGGLATLLARLAEVEVNIIEVLHERISETLNLDEVEVALQLETRGEEHRERVLASLIGNGYTYTLN, from the coding sequence GTGACGATCAGTGCGGCCGAGATTGCCCGGGCAGCGGATCTGCTGCATGACGTGGTGGCGCCGACGCCACTGGAGTACTCGCGGTGGTTGAGCGACCTCGTCGGTGGTGACGTCTTCCTCAAGTGCGAGAACCTGCAGCGGACCGGTTCGTTCAAGCTGCGCGGTGCGTACGTGCGGATGGCGAGGCTGTCCAAGAAGGAGCGGGCGAAGGGGGTCGTCGCCGCGAGCGCCGGGAACCACGCGCAAGGTGTCGCCCTGGCCGCGCAGTTGCTCGGGATCAAGGCGACCGTGTTCATGCCGTACGGCGCGCCGATCCCGAAGGAGAAGGCGACTCGCGCGTACGGCGCCGAGATCCGGTTCGTCGGTACTTCGATCGACGACTGCCTGAAGGCTGCCCGGGAGTTCGAGGCGGAGACGGGAGCGATCCTGATCCACCCGTTCGACCACAAGGACATCGTCGCTGGGCAGGCGACCACCGGACTGGAGATCGTCGAGCAATGCCCGCAGGTGCGGACCGTCGTCGTACCGACTGGTGGCGGTGGGTTGATCGCCGGGATCGCCTCGGCGATGCAGCGCGACGGGATGCCGATCGAGGTCGTCGGGGTGCAGGCGAAGGGCGCCGCGGCGTACCCGGCCTCGCTTGCTGCCGGCGTTCCGGTGCAGCTGGAGAAGATGGCGACGATGGCTGACGGGATCGCGGTCGGGCTGCCCGGCACGGTTCCGTTCGCGGCGATCCAGCAGTACGTGAGCGAGGTGCTCACCGTTGCCGAGGATTCGTTGTCGAAGGCACTCTTGCTGGTGCTCGAACGGGCCAAGCTCGTGGTCGAGCCTGCCGGTGCCGCCGCGGTGGCAGCGCTGCTGGACAACCCAAAGCGGTTCAAGCCGCCGGTGGTGGCGGTGCTGTCCGGTGGGAACATCGATCCGGTGCTGCTGATGCGGGTCCTGCGGCACGGTATGGCGGCAGCGGGGCGTTATCTGTCTCTCCGGGTGCGGATCCCGGACACCCCGGGTGGGCTGGCCACCTTGCTGGCCCGGCTGGCCGAGGTCGAGGTCAACATCATCGAGGTACTGCACGAGCGCATCTCGGAAACGCTGAACCTGGACGAGGTCGAGGTCGCCCTGCAGCTCGAGACCCGGGGTGAGGAACACCGTGAGCGGGTCCTCGCCAGCCTGATCGGCAACGGCTACACCTACACGCTGAACTGA
- a CDS encoding aminoglycoside phosphotransferase family protein translates to MVIRPQDQAILVLPGGLPQLDLADEFWFPDVEAPVRALREQHGIEAYVLVCLTGQPDATAYLMVNVGETPANANWVTDLDDPLVLAARNHLALPTDARVTPAWTRPAWYAEALPWIDDQLTGAATPRTGVPTQVRSWGLSNVLRCPTAKGDVYFKAIAHSSTIRPVSDDALPLLFAHEPSLLRQVAAERPGLVPSPVAIDEERAWMLLPDLGPMLVSQSEVGVWIQAIRGHAQLQRSYADQADRLLAFSCVDRRLAVLDGELDRLFGPNPATELLEPAERAALPARAAQLREAINELAAIGVPETLLHGDLHPRNLAVRDGRVLAFDWTDAAVAHPFLDLVTFFDKRSPLSNDPRVRDGYLAEWEEYAAPAELRRALELAQELGAAHQVMTSLHLSGYLSDPSASSMIRGARWWLRALLEK, encoded by the coding sequence GTGGTTATCCGTCCGCAGGATCAGGCGATCCTCGTCCTGCCCGGCGGTCTCCCGCAACTGGATCTTGCCGACGAGTTCTGGTTCCCGGACGTCGAGGCGCCGGTTCGGGCTCTGCGCGAGCAGCACGGCATCGAGGCCTACGTCTTGGTCTGCCTGACCGGGCAACCTGACGCGACCGCCTATCTGATGGTCAACGTCGGCGAGACGCCTGCGAACGCGAACTGGGTAACCGACCTCGACGACCCGCTGGTCCTTGCCGCCCGCAATCATCTGGCGCTGCCGACGGATGCCCGCGTGACGCCGGCCTGGACCAGACCTGCCTGGTACGCCGAAGCGCTCCCCTGGATCGACGATCAGCTGACCGGGGCGGCCACGCCGCGGACCGGCGTACCGACTCAAGTGCGGTCGTGGGGGTTGTCGAACGTACTGCGCTGTCCCACCGCGAAGGGGGACGTGTACTTCAAAGCTATCGCCCATTCGAGCACCATCCGGCCGGTGAGCGACGATGCGTTGCCGCTGCTCTTCGCGCACGAGCCCTCGTTGCTGCGTCAGGTTGCCGCTGAGCGCCCAGGGCTGGTGCCTTCCCCTGTTGCGATCGACGAGGAACGCGCCTGGATGCTGTTGCCGGATCTCGGGCCGATGCTGGTTTCGCAGTCCGAGGTCGGGGTGTGGATCCAGGCGATTCGCGGGCATGCTCAGTTGCAGCGCAGCTATGCCGACCAGGCGGACCGGCTGCTCGCTTTCAGCTGCGTCGACCGGCGACTCGCAGTACTGGACGGCGAGCTCGATCGGCTCTTCGGGCCGAACCCGGCGACCGAGTTGCTCGAACCGGCCGAGCGGGCCGCGCTGCCCGCCCGGGCGGCTCAGTTGCGCGAGGCAATCAACGAGCTCGCGGCCATCGGCGTACCGGAGACGTTGCTGCACGGCGATCTGCACCCGCGCAACCTCGCAGTACGAGATGGCCGGGTGCTGGCCTTCGACTGGACCGATGCGGCGGTGGCGCATCCGTTCCTCGACCTGGTCACGTTCTTCGACAAGCGGTCGCCGCTGTCCAACGACCCGCGCGTGCGGGACGGCTACCTGGCCGAGTGGGAGGAGTACGCCGCTCCGGCCGAGCTGCGGCGAGCCTTGGAGCTCGCGCAGGAGCTTGGCGCGGCGCACCAGGTGATGACGTCACTGCACCTGTCTGGCTATCTGTCCGACCCCAGCGCGAGCTCCATGATCCGAGGCGCTCGCTGGTGGCTGCGAGCACTACTTGAGAAGTAG